A portion of the Kribbella jejuensis genome contains these proteins:
- a CDS encoding DUF262 domain-containing protein → MRRSVDFVLQIWTAADAIRRITSGYLGLPDFQRRFAWSTSDVKAFLSTVVGGLPSGTVMVAENRMLNVALRELEGAPPLRQGAGELLALLDGQQRLTALLHALHDIGPEQYFVNFDALQGGVDVLEDDVVVSRRRGSRAISDKSALVPFSALRNDHTFFAWLATHARSSRTREWGEIFSERLQAADDYRIPVTYLGGELGLATVAQIFERTNKWGQRLDAFDLLVARVRGSGWGLRDAWEEAGNRYPAIGRVFGDNGLPTISAIALRSIGEVRRNAVLSLPPAHVEQHWLEAVEATASVAELLIGEGVRRPDLLAYDTVATAMIAARIDGASNSLLRHYYWLASMNRWHEVASNTRVVSDYRHISVGEVDPTMPIELPPVEELEANTRRSSRALWGAMVGAMLTAEPRDLVTSEVVSSALPEGEDTWALVSLIAGGAASETSADVPARLRTAAQVFVMPGIGSRLRRYGLMRVLREREAQPTLFENSLKDDLASQLLPVSTSALERQRPRDIIRERAARIRSLVERRIAF, encoded by the coding sequence ATGAGGCGATCGGTGGACTTCGTCCTGCAAATCTGGACGGCCGCAGATGCGATTCGGCGAATAACCAGTGGATATCTTGGTCTTCCCGACTTTCAACGTCGATTCGCGTGGTCGACGTCCGATGTCAAGGCGTTTCTGTCGACCGTCGTTGGCGGCCTTCCTTCTGGCACCGTTATGGTCGCTGAGAATCGGATGCTAAATGTCGCCCTGCGCGAGCTTGAGGGTGCGCCGCCACTGAGACAAGGAGCGGGAGAACTCCTCGCGCTGTTAGACGGGCAACAGCGCCTAACAGCGCTTCTGCATGCACTGCATGATATCGGCCCCGAGCAATACTTCGTGAATTTCGACGCCCTGCAAGGCGGCGTTGATGTGCTCGAGGACGATGTTGTCGTATCGAGGCGCCGCGGCAGTCGAGCAATTTCCGATAAGAGTGCTCTCGTTCCGTTCTCGGCACTACGCAATGACCATACGTTCTTCGCCTGGCTAGCGACGCATGCGAGGTCATCACGGACTCGAGAGTGGGGAGAGATATTCTCAGAGAGATTGCAGGCCGCGGATGACTATCGCATCCCCGTGACCTATCTCGGTGGCGAACTTGGGCTCGCAACTGTTGCGCAGATCTTCGAGAGGACGAATAAGTGGGGACAACGTCTTGATGCTTTCGATCTGCTGGTGGCGCGGGTCCGTGGAAGCGGATGGGGGCTTCGAGACGCTTGGGAGGAGGCTGGCAATAGATACCCTGCCATAGGACGGGTCTTCGGCGACAATGGCCTTCCGACTATTTCCGCTATCGCGCTTCGCTCCATAGGCGAGGTCCGCAGGAACGCCGTATTGTCCTTGCCTCCTGCCCACGTGGAACAGCACTGGCTCGAGGCCGTCGAGGCTACGGCCAGCGTCGCCGAACTCCTCATAGGCGAGGGTGTGCGGAGGCCGGATCTACTCGCTTACGACACTGTCGCCACCGCAATGATTGCCGCTCGAATCGATGGCGCAAGCAACAGCCTGCTTAGGCACTATTATTGGCTAGCGTCAATGAACCGTTGGCATGAGGTTGCGTCCAACACTCGAGTCGTAAGCGACTATAGGCATATTTCGGTAGGAGAGGTCGACCCAACGATGCCTATAGAGCTCCCACCGGTTGAGGAGTTGGAAGCGAATACGAGACGGTCCAGTCGAGCACTCTGGGGAGCCATGGTGGGCGCGATGCTGACGGCCGAGCCACGTGATCTAGTTACCAGCGAGGTCGTTAGTTCCGCGCTACCCGAGGGGGAAGATACATGGGCGCTCGTTTCCCTAATTGCTGGTGGCGCCGCGTCTGAGACGTCGGCGGACGTCCCCGCGAGATTGCGTACGGCGGCACAAGTGTTCGTGATGCCTGGAATAGGGAGTCGACTTCGTCGCTACGGCCTTATGCGAGTGTTGCGAGAGCGAGAGGCGCAACCTACCCTTTTTGAGAACAGCCTAAAAGATGATCTCGCGAGTCAATTGTTGCCTGTGAGTACCAGCGCGCTGGAGCGCCAGCGACCCCGTGACATCATCAGAGAACGGGCAGCGCGCATACGATCACTCGTCGAAAGGCGTATTGCATTCTAA
- a CDS encoding type I restriction endonuclease subunit R, whose amino-acid sequence MNRSPFNEANSVRDYIRDLISSIDIQFVPGSELPRRTDEVMLEGALKAALISLNPEIEADPAKADEVIYNLRAILLSARTAPHPVVANEEFMAWLTGQKSMPFGPNGEHTTVRLIDFDHVSDDSSNHWMVSTEVTFKQGRLEKRFDLVLWCNGLPLVVGEAKTPIRPAYTWIDGAAQIHDDYERSVPQFFVPNVFSFATEGKDFRYGTVGMPVELWGPWRAQATDEDAPAKIGLAAVREAVEGVLKPHAVLDFLRFFTIYATDKQHRKIKIIARFQQFQATNLIVDRVLHGKIKQGLIWHFQGSGKSLLMVFTALKLRAMAELTSPTILIVVDRIDLDTQITGTFNASDVPGLVSTDSRAQLQTLLSQGARKVIITTIQKFGEAQGVLDARDNIIAMVDEAHRSQEGDYGLKMREALPNAFLFGLTGTPINKRDRNTFMWFGSPEDEGGYLSRYSFQESIRDGATLRLHFEPRLSEIHIDQEAIDAAFAELSADRDLAETDKITLSKKAASIEVLIKTPSRIAKIAADIAEHFRAKVEPQGFKAQVVAYDKASCVAYKDELDKHLGSEASTIVMSKSRGDSPVWAKWTPGADELEQVVTRFNDSTDPLRIIIVTAKLLTGFDAPILYCQYLDRPLKEHTLLQAITRTNRVYPPDKTHGLIVDYLGIFDDVAKSLAFDDRAVQQVVSNIEELKQQLAPAMTAALAFFPGVDRTVGGYEGLVQAQSAIADDVTKDAFGLAYSVVCQLWEALSPDPMLAAYRDDYRWLSDVYESVRPSDIAGRLVWHALGAKTIDLINEHVQVEIPQGTETIVLDAQTVEDLMTGGRKDVPIEEIEQQITARIARHLNNPVFIELGRRLNALREKYADIQHSSLDFLRELLELARDTVAAEKTVNEIPREEQGKAALTELFEALKGDDTPIIVENIVNRIDEVVRGVRFEGWQSTIRGDQEVRQALRKTLYVQFKIRDNDVFEKALGYVREYY is encoded by the coding sequence ATGAACAGATCCCCATTCAACGAAGCCAACTCCGTGCGCGACTACATCCGGGACCTGATTAGCTCCATCGATATCCAATTCGTGCCCGGCAGCGAACTGCCACGCCGTACCGATGAGGTGATGCTTGAAGGCGCCCTAAAGGCTGCACTGATCAGCCTCAACCCGGAGATCGAGGCCGACCCGGCCAAGGCTGACGAGGTCATCTACAACCTCCGCGCGATCCTGCTCTCCGCTCGCACTGCACCACACCCGGTGGTGGCAAACGAGGAGTTCATGGCGTGGCTGACCGGGCAGAAGTCGATGCCGTTCGGTCCGAACGGTGAGCACACCACGGTCCGGCTGATCGACTTCGATCACGTCAGTGATGATTCGTCGAACCACTGGATGGTGTCGACCGAGGTCACATTCAAGCAAGGCCGCTTGGAGAAGCGCTTCGACCTGGTGCTTTGGTGCAACGGCCTTCCGCTCGTGGTGGGAGAGGCGAAGACGCCGATTCGGCCGGCCTACACGTGGATCGACGGCGCGGCGCAGATCCACGATGACTATGAGCGGAGCGTGCCGCAGTTCTTCGTGCCAAACGTGTTCTCGTTCGCTACGGAGGGTAAGGACTTCCGCTACGGCACGGTCGGGATGCCGGTCGAACTGTGGGGACCGTGGCGTGCGCAAGCCACTGATGAGGATGCACCGGCCAAGATCGGACTCGCCGCCGTCAGGGAGGCCGTCGAGGGGGTCCTCAAGCCTCACGCGGTGCTGGACTTCCTGCGCTTCTTCACGATCTACGCGACCGACAAGCAGCACCGCAAGATCAAGATCATCGCCCGGTTCCAGCAGTTCCAGGCGACCAACCTCATCGTCGATCGTGTTCTGCACGGCAAGATCAAGCAGGGCCTGATCTGGCACTTCCAGGGGTCTGGCAAGTCGCTGCTAATGGTGTTCACCGCACTGAAGTTGCGCGCGATGGCTGAGCTGACCAGCCCGACCATTCTGATCGTGGTGGACAGGATCGACCTGGATACTCAGATCACCGGCACATTCAACGCGTCGGACGTTCCCGGATTGGTCTCGACCGACTCGCGCGCCCAGCTACAGACGCTGCTGAGCCAGGGTGCGCGGAAGGTCATCATCACCACGATCCAGAAATTCGGTGAGGCGCAGGGCGTGCTCGATGCGCGCGACAACATCATTGCAATGGTCGACGAGGCTCATCGCTCACAGGAGGGCGACTACGGGCTGAAGATGCGCGAGGCGTTACCAAACGCCTTCCTCTTCGGACTCACGGGAACGCCGATCAACAAGCGCGATCGCAACACATTCATGTGGTTCGGATCGCCTGAAGATGAGGGTGGTTACCTGTCGCGCTACTCGTTCCAAGAATCGATCCGCGACGGCGCAACGCTGCGATTGCACTTCGAGCCGCGCTTGTCGGAGATCCACATCGACCAGGAGGCGATCGACGCAGCATTCGCGGAACTGTCGGCGGACCGCGACCTGGCCGAGACCGACAAGATCACCCTGTCGAAGAAGGCCGCCTCCATCGAGGTCCTGATCAAGACCCCGTCGCGCATCGCAAAGATCGCCGCTGACATCGCAGAACACTTCCGGGCGAAGGTCGAGCCGCAGGGCTTCAAGGCGCAGGTCGTCGCGTACGACAAGGCATCCTGTGTTGCCTACAAAGACGAGCTAGACAAGCATCTCGGCAGCGAGGCGTCAACGATCGTGATGTCGAAGTCTCGTGGGGATTCACCTGTGTGGGCGAAGTGGACCCCGGGCGCCGACGAGCTCGAGCAGGTCGTCACCCGATTCAATGACTCTACTGACCCGCTCAGGATCATCATCGTCACCGCAAAGCTGCTGACGGGCTTCGATGCGCCGATCCTGTACTGCCAGTACCTCGACAGGCCGCTCAAGGAGCACACACTCCTTCAGGCGATCACCCGGACTAACCGGGTCTACCCGCCCGACAAGACCCATGGTCTGATCGTCGACTACCTCGGCATCTTCGACGACGTCGCCAAGTCGCTGGCCTTCGATGACCGCGCCGTACAGCAGGTCGTGTCGAACATCGAGGAACTCAAGCAGCAGCTCGCCCCCGCCATGACCGCAGCACTCGCGTTCTTTCCAGGGGTTGACCGCACCGTCGGTGGATACGAGGGCCTGGTCCAGGCTCAGTCGGCGATCGCCGACGACGTGACGAAGGATGCCTTCGGGTTGGCGTACAGTGTCGTCTGCCAGCTCTGGGAGGCTCTCAGTCCCGACCCCATGCTCGCGGCCTACCGAGACGACTACCGGTGGCTGTCCGACGTATACGAGTCGGTGCGTCCCTCCGACATCGCCGGCCGGCTCGTGTGGCACGCCCTCGGGGCCAAGACGATCGATCTGATCAATGAGCACGTTCAGGTCGAGATCCCACAGGGCACCGAGACAATCGTCCTCGACGCCCAGACGGTCGAAGACTTGATGACAGGCGGACGCAAGGATGTGCCGATCGAGGAGATCGAGCAGCAGATCACAGCGCGCATCGCGCGCCACCTCAACAACCCGGTATTCATTGAGCTGGGACGGCGACTCAACGCCCTGCGTGAGAAGTACGCCGACATACAGCACTCCAGCCTCGACTTCCTGCGCGAGTTGCTGGAGTTGGCCCGCGACACCGTGGCGGCTGAGAAGACCGTGAACGAAATCCCCCGCGAAGAACAGGGTAAGGCGGCGCTGACCGAACTGTTCGAGGCTCTGAAGGGCGACGACACGCCAATTATCGTCGAGAACATCGTCAACCGTATCGACGAGGTCGTCCGCGGAGTCCGCTTCGAAGGCTGGCAGTCAACAATCCGCGGCGATCAAGAGGTCCGGCAGGCCCTCCGCAAGACCCTGTATGTCCAGTTCAAGATCCGCGACAACGACGTTTTCGAGAAGGCACTCGGCTACGTGCGCGAGTACTACTGA
- a CDS encoding restriction endonuclease subunit S, whose translation MSLDIEKSTWKRVALRDVVRHVTDRVDAETSGLDRFLAGEHIPSGSLAITDWGVIGRDPIGPMFYKRFKANHVLYVSRRTYLRKVAVPEFVGITGEKTFVLETLDQGALLQEFLPFVLSSETFHTYAIANSRGSVNPYLNWGELAAYEFDIPPLHEQKRIADLLWAVERHRRALGQKVCATLDARRAHFLSLKASTRSTKRLADVATIRNGQGFPVRLQGRPDGDYPFFKVSDLDSPGNERLLTSTPNWITSEDAAGMGARLAEPGDVVTVRTGAALNAERRRIVAEPCLVDDHFLIVHPTKVDTDFLWAWLSEVKLSDSRNEGVVPSINQKILGAVELPDLEADGQHRFAHAYGSMTLAATSLKLEIQSLDAIKSAILQKVFE comes from the coding sequence ATGAGTCTCGACATCGAGAAGTCAACTTGGAAACGCGTGGCACTTCGCGACGTGGTTCGCCACGTCACCGACCGCGTCGATGCCGAGACCTCAGGGTTAGATAGGTTCCTTGCCGGTGAACACATCCCGAGTGGCAGTCTCGCAATCACCGACTGGGGCGTCATCGGTCGGGACCCCATCGGGCCGATGTTCTACAAGCGATTCAAGGCCAACCACGTTCTCTACGTCTCCAGACGGACGTACTTGCGAAAGGTCGCCGTCCCAGAGTTCGTCGGGATCACCGGCGAGAAGACTTTCGTGCTCGAGACCCTCGACCAGGGCGCACTTCTGCAGGAGTTCCTTCCCTTCGTCCTTTCGTCCGAGACCTTCCACACGTATGCGATCGCCAACTCTCGTGGTTCAGTCAACCCCTACCTGAACTGGGGCGAGCTGGCCGCATACGAGTTCGACATCCCGCCCCTCCACGAGCAGAAGCGCATCGCTGACCTGCTCTGGGCGGTCGAGCGCCACCGCCGCGCGTTGGGACAGAAGGTGTGCGCGACACTCGATGCCCGCCGCGCACACTTCCTTTCGCTGAAGGCCAGCACGCGGTCGACGAAGCGACTCGCGGACGTAGCAACGATTCGAAATGGGCAGGGTTTCCCGGTCCGGTTGCAGGGGCGACCCGATGGCGACTACCCATTCTTCAAGGTGAGCGACCTCGACTCGCCTGGAAATGAGCGTTTACTTACGTCGACGCCGAACTGGATCACATCAGAAGACGCTGCTGGAATGGGCGCCCGACTCGCTGAGCCGGGGGACGTCGTGACGGTTCGGACCGGCGCCGCACTGAACGCTGAACGCCGTCGAATTGTCGCCGAACCATGCCTCGTAGACGATCACTTTCTGATAGTTCATCCGACGAAAGTTGACACTGACTTCCTTTGGGCGTGGCTCTCGGAGGTGAAACTCAGCGACTCGCGAAATGAGGGTGTCGTCCCCTCGATCAATCAGAAAATTCTCGGCGCTGTCGAGTTGCCCGACCTCGAAGCGGACGGTCAGCACAGATTCGCCCATGCATACGGGTCAATGACATTGGCGGCCACTTCGCTGAAGCTTGAGATCCAGAGCCTCGATGCAATCAAGTCCGCAATCTTGCAAAAGGTCTTTGAATGA
- a CDS encoding type I restriction-modification system subunit M, producing MSTRITQRELESYLWGAAIVLRGLIDAGDYKQYIFPLVFLKRISDVYDEEHAAAMKVYGDETLADLPENHRFAIPNGCHWDDIRSVITDIGTTILKAMRAIESANPDTLPGVFGDGDWGNKNLLPDSTLSDLIEHFSTKTLSIANLPEDELGNGYEYLIKKFADDSGHTAQEFYTNRTLVHLMTLMLEPQPGESVYDPTCGTGGMLISTAAELRRQGKEWRNLRLYGQELNHGTSAIARMNLFLHGITDGRIAHGDTLARPAFLNSNGGLRTFDVVLANPPYSIKAWNRDAFAKDAFGRNIWGVPPQGRADYAFFQHIARSLNPKTGRAAILFPHGVLFRRDEAALREVLVRSDLVECVLGLGEGLFYNSPMPASVVILRAAKPPERRGKVLLINAVGEVAREQTQSFLRETHQHKILSAYHAFEDQDGFAAVATLNQIAEKAYSLAIPLYVAEATEANGAEQIDVSGALADWRVAAQDSDVAIADVLALLRAEVSA from the coding sequence ATGAGCACTCGCATCACCCAGCGCGAACTGGAGTCCTACCTATGGGGCGCGGCCATCGTGCTACGCGGCCTAATCGATGCTGGCGACTACAAGCAGTACATCTTCCCGCTCGTCTTTCTGAAGCGGATCTCCGACGTCTACGACGAGGAGCATGCTGCCGCGATGAAGGTCTACGGCGACGAGACGCTGGCCGATTTGCCCGAGAACCACCGCTTCGCCATCCCGAACGGCTGCCACTGGGACGACATCCGCTCAGTCATCACCGACATCGGGACCACGATTCTCAAGGCCATGCGCGCGATCGAGTCCGCCAACCCCGACACGCTTCCCGGCGTTTTCGGCGACGGCGATTGGGGCAACAAGAACCTGCTCCCTGACTCGACGCTCTCGGATCTGATCGAGCACTTCTCCACCAAGACGCTCTCCATCGCAAATCTGCCCGAGGACGAACTTGGCAACGGCTATGAGTACCTGATCAAGAAGTTCGCCGACGACTCCGGCCACACAGCACAGGAGTTCTACACCAACCGCACGCTGGTACACCTGATGACGCTAATGCTGGAGCCTCAGCCGGGTGAGTCGGTCTACGATCCCACGTGCGGGACCGGCGGCATGCTCATCTCCACCGCCGCCGAGCTGAGGCGACAGGGCAAGGAGTGGCGTAACCTGCGTCTGTACGGGCAGGAACTCAACCACGGGACATCTGCGATCGCCCGTATGAACCTCTTCCTGCACGGAATCACCGACGGCCGCATAGCCCATGGCGACACACTCGCTCGGCCGGCGTTCCTGAACTCCAACGGCGGCTTGCGGACATTCGATGTTGTGTTGGCTAACCCGCCCTACTCCATCAAGGCATGGAACAGAGACGCCTTCGCAAAAGACGCCTTCGGCCGCAACATATGGGGAGTTCCACCGCAGGGACGCGCTGACTATGCGTTCTTCCAGCACATCGCCAGGAGCCTGAACCCCAAGACAGGCCGCGCCGCGATCCTCTTCCCACATGGCGTGCTTTTTCGAAGAGATGAAGCAGCGCTGCGCGAGGTGCTGGTGAGGTCAGATCTAGTCGAGTGTGTGCTGGGCCTCGGCGAGGGTTTGTTCTACAACTCGCCGATGCCAGCGAGTGTGGTCATTCTCCGCGCTGCCAAGCCGCCGGAGCGAAGGGGAAAGGTGCTTCTGATCAACGCTGTCGGCGAGGTTGCGCGGGAGCAGACGCAGTCATTTCTTCGCGAGACACATCAACACAAGATCCTCAGTGCCTACCATGCCTTCGAGGACCAGGATGGCTTTGCCGCAGTCGCAACGCTCAACCAGATCGCGGAAAAGGCTTACAGCCTCGCCATCCCCCTGTACGTCGCGGAAGCCACGGAAGCCAACGGAGCCGAGCAGATTGATGTATCCGGCGCGCTGGCCGACTGGCGCGTCGCCGCGCAGGACTCTGACGTTGCGATCGCCGATGTCCTCGCGCTACTTCGAGCGGAGGTGTCAGCATGA
- a CDS encoding type I restriction-modification system subunit M, with the protein MTTDRITLPELERYLATAADLLRGSIDQADFKAYIFPLMFFKRISDVYLEEYAQALDESGGDHEFAAFAENHRFAIPDGNLWSDVRNHTQNIGTALQTAFREIEKANPETLYGIFGNANWTNKDKLPDRRLADLIEHFSTKTLSNAAVAPDVFGNAYEYLIKRFADQSNKKAGEYYTPRSVVGLLINILDPQESESVYDPACGTGGMLIEVIEHVKASGGSPKTLWGKLYGQEKVLATSAIARMNLLLHGVEDFRIVREDTLRRPAFYTGNHLARFDCVVANPPFSLKNWGETEWASDRWGRNELGGVPPKGYADWAWVQHMLTSARPETGRVAVVLPQGALFRQGAEGRIRTHVIKADVVDAVIGLAPNLFYGTGLAACVLILRLNKPAEKQDRVLFINGDALFKRGRNQNALEPEHAQQLLDAYRYYDAIDGLAHVSTRDEIAGNDYNLNIPLYVAPADAGERLTLADALANLEAAHAKAAETRAALETELAKWGMSA; encoded by the coding sequence GTGACCACCGACCGAATCACGCTGCCCGAGCTGGAGCGATACCTCGCTACGGCGGCGGACTTGCTCCGCGGCAGCATCGACCAGGCCGACTTCAAGGCGTACATCTTCCCGTTGATGTTCTTCAAGCGGATCAGTGACGTATACCTGGAGGAGTACGCCCAAGCACTCGACGAGTCCGGTGGCGACCACGAGTTCGCGGCATTCGCCGAGAACCACCGGTTCGCGATCCCGGACGGCAATCTGTGGAGCGACGTCCGCAATCACACCCAGAACATCGGCACGGCCCTACAGACGGCCTTCCGTGAGATCGAGAAGGCGAATCCGGAGACGCTGTACGGCATCTTCGGAAACGCCAACTGGACCAACAAGGACAAGCTTCCTGATCGCAGGCTGGCCGATCTGATAGAGCACTTCTCGACCAAGACGCTGTCCAACGCGGCCGTTGCACCAGACGTGTTCGGCAACGCGTACGAGTACCTCATCAAGCGCTTCGCCGACCAGTCGAACAAGAAGGCTGGTGAGTACTACACCCCACGCTCGGTGGTCGGCCTGCTGATCAATATCCTCGACCCTCAGGAGAGCGAGAGCGTCTATGATCCCGCCTGCGGCACCGGTGGCATGCTCATCGAGGTCATCGAGCACGTGAAGGCCTCCGGTGGCAGTCCCAAGACACTGTGGGGCAAGCTCTACGGCCAAGAAAAGGTGCTCGCTACCTCCGCGATCGCCCGCATGAACCTGCTGCTTCACGGCGTCGAGGACTTCAGGATTGTGCGGGAGGACACGCTCCGCAGGCCGGCGTTCTACACGGGCAACCACCTGGCCCGGTTCGACTGCGTCGTCGCAAACCCTCCATTCTCGTTGAAGAACTGGGGCGAGACCGAGTGGGCAAGCGACAGGTGGGGTCGCAACGAGCTTGGCGGTGTTCCACCGAAGGGGTACGCCGACTGGGCCTGGGTCCAGCACATGCTTACCTCCGCCCGCCCCGAGACGGGCAGGGTCGCAGTCGTCCTGCCCCAGGGCGCCCTGTTCCGACAAGGCGCCGAGGGACGGATCCGCACCCACGTCATCAAGGCGGACGTCGTCGACGCCGTGATCGGACTGGCGCCCAATCTGTTCTACGGCACCGGCCTGGCTGCCTGCGTGCTGATCCTCCGCCTCAACAAGCCGGCTGAGAAGCAAGATAGGGTTCTCTTCATCAACGGCGACGCGCTATTCAAGCGCGGGCGCAACCAGAACGCCCTCGAGCCGGAGCATGCCCAGCAGCTGCTCGACGCCTACCGCTACTACGACGCCATCGACGGTCTCGCCCACGTGAGCACGCGCGACGAGATCGCCGGCAACGACTACAACCTCAACATCCCCCTCTACGTCGCTCCCGCCGATGCCGGCGAGAGGCTGACCCTCGCGGACGCGTTGGCGAACCTTGAAGCCGCTCACGCGAAGGCCGCGGAGACCCGGGCTGCGTTGGAGACCGAGCTCGCGAAGTGGGGAATGTCGGCATGA
- a CDS encoding MBL fold metallo-hydrolase: MKDRLPAGFMRGVYAGLVPAYELLGRTADAEAARGRSGRLLADYWGNPRDGLRFGPPRLVQPAPGVYVAQGHDFSDFGFILTDDGIVAVDAASTPGTVEGALRELRKITDLPITHVVLTHGHWDHIGGLSALAGDDAEVIAQKNFPDEVRMQHTAPPPFPYLLPDEHDHRLHVEPDRLVAEPEKLTIGGVDIELLPIAGGETHDGLIVNLPGKGVVFTGDMSMPYLGAPFFSEGSAEGLFEAMRLVIDLNPDLLIHGHTGLTLNFTIEAFPGLLAALEDLHETVLGAIADGLTLAEILQLNHLPVVLREHPAAITPYLATRDNFIQRVHRQNTGYWHARGDGVDVFTPEEWAAALDLLGGGTDEAFVNAVTELVRGNDLALALRLADAGLLRHPAAGELKKLRARILEGLLERHQMLNPFKFAYYAGLADLHLTAVE; this comes from the coding sequence GTGAAGGACCGTCTGCCGGCCGGCTTCATGCGGGGCGTGTATGCCGGTCTGGTGCCTGCGTACGAACTGCTGGGTCGTACTGCGGACGCAGAGGCGGCGCGCGGCCGCTCGGGCCGGCTGCTCGCCGACTACTGGGGCAACCCCCGCGACGGGCTACGGTTCGGGCCGCCTCGGCTGGTGCAGCCCGCGCCCGGGGTGTACGTCGCTCAGGGCCACGACTTCAGTGACTTCGGATTCATCCTGACCGATGACGGGATCGTCGCCGTGGATGCGGCGAGTACGCCGGGCACCGTTGAGGGAGCGCTCCGCGAGCTGCGGAAGATCACCGATCTGCCGATCACGCACGTCGTACTGACACACGGCCACTGGGATCACATCGGCGGGCTGTCGGCGCTCGCCGGGGATGACGCCGAGGTGATCGCCCAAAAGAACTTCCCCGATGAGGTGCGCATGCAGCACACCGCCCCGCCGCCCTTCCCGTACCTGCTGCCCGACGAGCACGATCACCGGCTGCACGTCGAACCGGACCGGCTCGTGGCGGAGCCCGAGAAGCTCACGATCGGCGGTGTCGACATCGAACTCCTGCCGATCGCTGGCGGTGAGACGCACGACGGCCTCATCGTGAACCTGCCCGGCAAGGGCGTGGTGTTCACAGGGGACATGTCGATGCCGTACCTGGGCGCCCCGTTCTTCAGTGAGGGGTCGGCCGAAGGGCTGTTCGAGGCCATGCGGCTGGTCATCGACCTGAACCCGGACCTCCTGATCCACGGTCACACCGGGCTCACGCTGAACTTCACGATCGAGGCGTTCCCCGGGCTGCTGGCCGCGCTCGAGGACCTGCACGAGACGGTACTGGGCGCCATCGCGGACGGGCTCACCCTGGCGGAGATCCTGCAACTGAACCACCTGCCCGTCGTACTTCGTGAGCACCCCGCCGCCATCACCCCGTACCTCGCCACGCGGGACAACTTCATCCAGCGCGTGCACCGCCAGAACACCGGGTACTGGCACGCCCGCGGTGACGGTGTCGACGTCTTCACGCCGGAGGAGTGGGCCGCCGCGCTCGACCTGCTCGGGGGCGGTACCGACGAGGCATTCGTCAACGCCGTCACAGAACTCGTGCGTGGAAACGACCTCGCCCTCGCGTTGCGACTCGCGGACGCCGGACTACTCCGCCACCCCGCAGCCGGCGAACTCAAAAAGCTCAGGGCCCGGATCCTCGAAGGTCTCCTCGAGCGCCACCAGATGCTCAACCCGTTCAAGTTCGCCTACTACGCGGGGCTGGCCGACCTTCATCTCACCGCGGTCGAATAG
- a CDS encoding winged helix-turn-helix transcriptional regulator: MLPRLYEGQVCSIARALEVVGDRWTLLVIREALMKTRRFEDFRTRLGIAHNVLSDRLARLVEAGVLERELYQTRPDRYEYRLTPQGLDLWPVVMSLLMWGDKYRSPDGPPLLTRHHGCGGELTPSFTCDTCGASLGPMDVELLPGPGAA; this comes from the coding sequence ATGCTTCCGCGTTTGTACGAGGGTCAGGTTTGTTCGATCGCCCGGGCACTCGAGGTGGTCGGCGACCGGTGGACGCTGCTGGTGATTCGTGAGGCGCTGATGAAGACCCGGCGCTTCGAGGACTTCCGGACCCGGCTCGGGATCGCGCACAACGTACTGTCGGACCGTCTCGCGCGGCTCGTGGAGGCCGGGGTCCTGGAGCGGGAGCTGTACCAGACACGGCCGGACCGGTACGAGTACCGGCTGACCCCGCAGGGGCTGGACCTGTGGCCTGTGGTGATGTCGCTGCTGATGTGGGGCGACAAGTACCGCAGCCCGGACGGGCCGCCGCTGCTCACGCGTCATCATGGTTGCGGTGGCGAGTTGACGCCCAGCTTCACCTGCGACACCTGCGGCGCTTCCCTGGGACCGATGGACGTTGAGTTGCTGCCGGGTCCCGGCGCTGCGTGA
- a CDS encoding tRNA-binding protein, which yields MSTNDEFTVAPVKPTATFEDLEKLDIRVGFIEQVQDIPKSDKLVRLLVDFGSFKRTILVGLKQEREDPAEIEGRQALFVVNLAPRKMMGELSEGMMFDIGYADSITPVLAMPERVVPNGTRAG from the coding sequence ATGAGCACCAACGACGAGTTCACGGTGGCGCCGGTCAAGCCGACGGCCACCTTCGAGGATCTGGAGAAGCTCGATATCCGGGTCGGGTTCATCGAGCAGGTGCAGGACATTCCGAAGTCCGACAAGCTCGTCCGGCTGCTCGTCGACTTCGGCAGCTTCAAGCGAACCATTCTCGTCGGCCTCAAGCAGGAGCGGGAGGATCCGGCCGAGATCGAGGGCCGGCAGGCGCTCTTCGTCGTCAACCTCGCGCCGCGGAAGATGATGGGCGAACTGTCCGAGGGCATGATGTTCGACATCGGGTACGCCGACTCGATCACGCCCGTACTGGCGATGCCCGAGCGCGTCGTACCCAATGGGACCCGGGCCGGGTGA